In the genome of Triticum urartu cultivar G1812 chromosome 5, Tu2.1, whole genome shotgun sequence, one region contains:
- the LOC125511199 gene encoding uncharacterized protein LOC125511199, which produces MPKHMSKGDVADDGSKTAEQSSAEDTHAADTLALRGRPGGELGAPCSVRDVGMSSTSFPLLTRTNYPSWSILMKVIMEAQHMWEAVETGDVEYEEDRLAMEAILRSVPEEMVLTLGAKETAKEAWDTITTLRIGVERVWESKAQTLRLQYEELRFKAGEQVDDFALRLQGLVNELATLGDHIDNKMVILKFLRVVPRQYKQLAWSIESLVDLSTMTIEELVGRLKVVEERGDEADNRAGGELLLTREQWDAQLQQRGRDGSSGSGGGAPTGSRGHGRGGGRAQSGGGNRGRKPSQAGRGASNGGKCRYCNMSGHWIRDCRRRKADEAAAAMTNLVQDDVDGGPAMMLARVEPVQESTSLATTAPKTTHSV; this is translated from the coding sequence ATGCCGAAGCATATGTCGAAAGGAGACGTCGCCGACGACGGTTCCAAGACCGCTGAGCAGAGCTCGGCTGAGGACACCCATGCGGCAGACACGCTCGCGCTGCGAGGCAGGCCGGGAGGTGAGCTGGGTGCGCCGTGCTCCGTGCGAGACGTGGGCATGTCCAgtacctccttccctctcctcacGCGGACCAACTATCCCAGTTGGTCCATCCTGATGAAAGTCATCATGGAGGCGCAACATATGTGGGAAGCCGTGGAAACCGGCGATGTCGAGTACGAGGAGGACCGGCTAGCGATGGAGGCGATCTTGCGCTCCGTCCCAGAGGAGATGGTGCTCACCCTTGGCGCCAAGGAGACGGCCAAGGAAGCATGGGACACCATCACGACTCTGCGCATTGGCGTGGAGCGCGTATGGGAGTCGAAGGCCCAGACCTTGCGCCTCCAGTACGAGGAGCTCCGATTCAAGGCCGGTGAGCAAGTCGACGACTTCGCCTTGCGGCTGCAAGGTCTCGTCAACGAGCTCGCAACGCTAGGAGATCACATCGACAACAAGATGGTGATTCTCAAGTTCCTCCGCGTCGTCCCCAGGCAGTACAAGCAACTGGCCTGGTCCATCGAGAGTTTGGTGGATCTCTCCACCATGACGATCGAGGAGCTGGTAGGGCGGCTGAAGGTCGTCGAGGAGCGCGGCGACGAAGCCGACAACCGTGCTGGCGGCGAACTACTGCTCACCAGGGAGCAGTGGGACGCGCAGCTTCAGCAGCGCGGCCGCGACGGCTCTTCCGGAAGTGGGGGAGGCGCCCCCACGGGAAGCAGAGGTCACGGAAGAGGCGGAGGCCGTGCCCAGAGCGGCGGCGGCAACCGCGGTCGCAAGCCAAGCCAGGCAGGGCGAGGCGCTAGCAACGGTGGCAAGTGCCGCTACTGCAACATGTCGGGTCACTGGATCCGGGATTGCCGCAGGAGGAAAGCCGACGAGGCAGCCGCGGCAATGACAAACCTCGTCCAAGATGACGTGGACGGTGGGCCAGCAATGATGCTGGCAAGAGTCGAGCCCGTGCAAGAGAGCACGTCTCTCGCGACCACGGCTCCGAAAACCACCCATTCCGTGTAG